In a genomic window of Sulfurimonas denitrificans DSM 1251:
- a CDS encoding chemotaxis protein CheW, with protein sequence MSDKLKQIIKKQNQKDTNQEHVDNVVQLVGFVIGDEEYAVPILSIQEIIKPFPWTRVPQVPKYVVGVFNMRGAVIPLIDLRLKFGLSPKKHNEETRFIVMRDGDDVAGFVIDRLTMAIRIKKSNIGPAPDTASGDNTVIDGVGKQEDRIITILKVKKLLQRDF encoded by the coding sequence ATGAGCGATAAATTAAAACAGATTATCAAAAAACAAAATCAAAAAGATACCAATCAGGAACACGTAGATAATGTTGTTCAGCTAGTTGGTTTCGTAATTGGAGACGAAGAGTACGCTGTTCCAATTTTATCTATTCAAGAAATTATCAAGCCATTTCCATGGACTAGAGTGCCACAAGTGCCGAAGTATGTTGTTGGTGTGTTTAATATGCGCGGTGCTGTTATTCCTCTTATTGATTTACGCCTCAAATTTGGACTTAGTCCTAAAAAACATAACGAAGAGACAAGATTTATCGTTATGAGAGATGGGGATGATGTTGCTGGATTTGTAATTGATAGACTTACAATGGCGATAAGAATTAAAAAGTCAAATATTGGACCAGCACCAGATACAGCAAGCGGTGATAATACTGTAATTGATGGTGTTGGTAAACAAGAAGATAGAATCATAACTATCTTAAAGGTTAAAAAACTTCTACAAAGAGATTTTTAA